The proteins below are encoded in one region of Hevea brasiliensis isolate MT/VB/25A 57/8 unplaced genomic scaffold, ASM3005281v1 Scaf244, whole genome shotgun sequence:
- the LOC131176793 gene encoding uncharacterized protein LOC131176793, with protein sequence MGDDGNIAKKNRAEGSSSFTQMHTTGGSQSHHSGRIIRNKKVGHKYRIKGFRLGYGSSSGQSLGYSSSGFGSGSSLVPCTQCGKSHMGPCLISSGGCFRCGQQGHFARECPMISKHIMGLQGSIGNMARQMHPGTSSMASSQYSGQ encoded by the coding sequence ATGGGAGATGATGGGAATATAGCAAAGAAAAATAGGGCTGAAGGGTCTTCCAGTTTCACACAAATGCACACCACGGGTGGCAGCCAGAGCCACCACAGCGGAAGGATTATAAGGAATAAGAAAGTAGGCCACAAATATAGAATCAAAGGATTCAGGCTAGGTTATGGTTCAAGCAGTGGTCAGAGTTTAGGCTACAGCAGTTCTGGATTTGGTTCAGGGTCTTCCTTAGTGCCATGCACACAATGTGGCAAATCACACATGGGGCCTTGCTTGATAAGCTCTGGTGGATGCTTCAGATGTGGCCAACAAGGCCACTTTGCCAGGGAATGTCCCATGATCAGCAAGCACATAATGGGGTTACAAGGTTCTATTGGTAATATGGCCCGTCAGATGCACCCTGGCACATCCAGCATGGCAAGCAGTCAGTACAGTGGACAATAG
- the LOC131176794 gene encoding uncharacterized protein LOC131176794, which produces MGEEHEIEVKLKEKKDECESESTSTKAKASKEVNEEKEDKKKIEEKNVPPAPYKPPLPFPQRLEDYETVALTEECSAILQNKLPPKLKDPESFSIPCHIGETSIERALYDLGASVSLMPLSICEKLKVGDLKPTTISLQLADRSIKYPVGILENVPLKVGKFFIPVDFIVLEMEEDVRTPIILGRPFLATAGANIDVKNGKLKVVMGRRK; this is translated from the exons ATGGGGGAAGAACATGAAATTGAAGTAAagttgaaagaaaagaaagatgagTGTGAGAGTGAATCCACTTCAACTAAAGCTAAAGCTAGTAAGGAAGTAAATGAAGAGaaagaagataaaaagaaaatagaagagaaaaaTGTGCCTCCTGCACCGTACAAGCCACCATTGCCCTTTCCTCAGAG GTTGGAAGATTATGAAACTGTTGCACTTACTGAGGAGTGCAGTGCTATATTGCAGAACAAGCTCCCACCTAAGCTGAAAGATCCTGAAAGcttttccataccatgtcacattggagaAACAAGTATTGAGAGAGCATTATATGACTTGGGGGCTAGTGTTAGCTTGATGCCACTTTCCATATGTGAGAAGTTAAAGGTTGGAGATCTAAAGCCCACAACTATTTCTttgcagttagctgacagatctatAAAGTATCCAGTTGGGATTTTAGAGAATGTACCATTAAAAGTTGGGAAGTTTTTCATTCCAGTAGATTTTATTGTActagagatggaggaggatgtaagaACGCCCATCATACTTGGAAGGCCATTTTTAGCCACTGCAGGAGCTAATATAGATGTAAAGAATGGGAAATTGAAAGTTGTGATGGGGAGGAGGAAATAG
- the LOC110669744 gene encoding receptor-like protein kinase FERONIA, which yields MSLRDHPGICLVLLLHLLPSVTGIKKSLSYTPVDLILLDCGASSSSTSLDGRTWDGDPDSKFHASNPETASFAFTASQQDPSVTQVPYMTGRIFQSQFTYTFPVSPGPKFVRLYFYPATYSNLDISKSRFSLSANTYTLLNNFSAFLTVSAMKPSVASFIKEYIITVWDNQKLDLTFSPSASSFAFINGIEIVSMPNNLYASGNNNPLPYVGINSNPFYLDNTTALEKFYRLNVGGQDISGKDDTGMHRTWLQDLYYIFSGAVGFTIIPPDVKIQYTMKTPAYTAPVMVYGSMRFMGPDSHLNLNYNLTWCFSIDAGFNYLVRLHFCEFRPEVTRSDQVVFYIFINNQTAEPYADIMLWSGGNSVPLYKDYVLWIPKGSHSKQYLCLALHPNFDKKRTYADAFLNGLEIFKLNNSGGSLASPGPELLAGSPPPENLPKLNGKTNEKIFLVVIVVGSVFGGMLALSLVICFFVFKKRRVKDFGKSEAKSMPSTQIVSSLPSDRCRRFTIFEMKAATKNFDDENFIGYGGFGNVYEGYIGCGSIPVAIKRLDSSSKQGIHEFKTEIEMLSQLRHVNLVSLIGYCIDECEMILVYDYMINGTLREHLYESNNNPLPWKKRLQICIGAARGLHYLHAEVANTIIHRDVKTSNILLDEKWVAKVSDFGLSKIAYNEAVSTIVKGTWGYLDPEYARYQQLTEKSDVYSFGVVLLEVLCARKPLNQKLEEEQMNLVNWAQKCIQNGTLCQIIDPHLKGRIAPECSSKFVEIALSCLSNKGIERPTMHDVMGKLEFVLELQEAADAEKKVMNPDIECVYPEVSFFDSPSANIIGEPQFDSSAANGSISFDTSIIGTTESMPLTATPELGKMKNTSI from the coding sequence ATGTCGCTCCGAGATCATCCAGGTATCTGTCTAGTGTTGCTCCTCCACCTCCTCCCTTCTGTAACCGGTATCAAGAAATCGCTGTCATATACTCCTGTAGACCTCATCCTCCTGGATTGTGGCGCATCGTCTAGTTCTACATCGCTGGATGGACGCACTTGGGATGGAGATCCCGACTCCAAATTTCATGCCTCTAACCCGGAAACAGCATCATTTGCGTTTACAGCTTCTCAACAAGACCCATCAGTAACCCAAGTTCCATATATGACAGGCCGTATTTTTCAATCGCAATTCACCTACACCTTTCCCGTCTCGCCTGGCCCAAAGTTTGTTCGTCTCTACTTCTATCCAGCTACTTACTCCAATCTTGACATTTCCAAATCCCGTTTCTCTCTTAGTGCCAATACTTACactctcctcaacaattttagtgCTTTTCTCACTGTTTCTGCTATGAAACCTTCTGTCGCCTCCTTCATCAAAGAGTATATCATTACCGTGTGGGATAACCAGAAGCTTGATCTGACATTCTCTCCTTCTGCAAGTTCTTTTGCCTTCATAAATGGCATCGAGATAGTTTCGATGCCCAACAACCTCTATGCCAGCGGCAACAATAACCCACTTCCTTATGTGGGCATCAATAGTAACCCATTTTATTTGGATAACACCACCGCTCTTGAGAAATTTTATCGGCTAAATGTTGGTGGACAAGATATCAGCGGGAAAGATGACACTGGAATGCATAGGACATGGCTTCAAGATTTATATTACATCTTTAGTGGGGCAGTTGGGTTTACAATTATACCACCTGATGTCAAAATACAGTATACAATGAAGACACCAGCCTACACTGCACCTGTAATGGTATATGGTAGCATGCGTTTTATGGGTCCTGATTCACATCTTAACCTGAATTACAATCTTACATGGTGCTTCTCCATTGATGCTGGTTTCAATTATCTTGTTAGGCTCCATTTTTGTGAGTTTCGACCTGAGGTCACAAGAAGTGACCAAGTGGTGTTTTATATATTCATCAACAATCAAACAGCTGAGCCATACGCAGATATAATGCTCTGGTCCGGCGGTAACAGTGTTCCACTGTATAAAGACTACGTCTTGTGGATCCCCAAAGGCAGCCATAGTAAGCAGTACTTGTGTCTCGCTTTACACCCCAATTTTGATAAAAAACGTACATATGCTGATGCTTTCTTGAACGGCCTAGAGATATTCAAGTTGAATAATTCAGGCGGTAGTCTAGCCTCTCCCGGCCCTGAATTATTGGCGGGTAGTCCACCACCAGAAAACCTTCCAAAATTGAACGGGAAGACTAACGAGAAAATATTTTTGGTAGTAATCGTTGTTGGTTCTGTTTTTGGGGGTATGCTAGCGCTCTCTCTTGTTATTTGTTTCTTTGTTTTTAAAAAGAGGAGAGTGAAGGACTTTGGAAAGAGTGAGGCCAAATCCATGCCGTCCACTCAAATTGTTTCATCACTGCCATCCGACCGTTGCCGTCGATTTACAATATTTGAAATGAAAGCAGCTACAAAAAATTTTGATGATGAAAATTTTATTGGTTACGGTGGATTCGGCAATGTGTATGAAGGATATATTGGCTGTGGATCCATCCCAGTTGCAATCAAACGTTTGGATTCATCATCGAAGCAAGGAATTCACGAATTCAAAACTGAGATAGAAATGCTGTCCCAACTCCGCCATGTTAATCTAGTATCTTTGATTGGATATTGCATTGATGAATGCGAAATGATCCTGGTTTATGACTATATGATCAATGGGACACTTCGGGAGCATCTATATGAAAGCAACAACAATCCACTTCCATGGAAGAAAAGGCTTCAGATATGCATCGGTGCAGCACGCGGATTGCATTATCTTCATGCTGAAGTGGCAAATACAATAATCCATCGTGATGTAAAGACTAGCAATATTCTGCTAGATGAAAAGTGGGTTGCCAAAGTTTCAGATTTCGGGTTATCAAAAATAGCTTACAATGAGGCAGTTAGTACCATAGTAAAGGGAACTTGGGGGTATCTAGATCCAGAATATGCACGATACCAACAATTGACAGAAAAATCTGATGTGTATTCATTTGGGGtagtattattggaagtgttgtgTGCTCGGAAGCCTCTCAACCAGAAGTTGGAGGAGGAACAAATGAATTTGGTCAATTGGGCACAAAAATGCATCCAGAATGGGACTCTTTGTCAAATAATTGATCCTCATCTGAAGGGCCGCATAGCTCCTGAGTGTTCTAGTAAATTTGTGGAGATTGCATTAAGTTGTCTAAGTAATAAAGGGATTGAACGACCAACCATGCATGATGTGATGGGAAAACTTGAATTTGTATTGGAGCTTCAAGAGGCTGCAGATGCTGAGAAGAAGGTAATGAATCCTGATATTGAATGTGTCTATCCAGAGGTATCATTTTTTGATAGTCCATCCGCTAATATCATTGGCGAACCTCAGTTCGACTCGAGTGCTGCAAATGGATCAATTAGTTTTGACACAAGCATTATTGGAACTACTGAATCTATGCCACTAACTGCAACGCCAGAGCTTGGAAAAATGAAAAACACCTCcatttaa